From Pedobacter aquae:
TAATCATCCCTGATGTTTCACTACCAAAAGTGATTAAGCCTGCACCACGCCTTGCAATATTATTTTGGATAACCACATATTCTGTTGGGCGATTTACCCTTAAACCATCCCAATCTCTACCGGCTTTTAAGCAAAAATTATCATCATTACAGTCGATATCACAATTTTGTACCAATACCCACGATGAAGAATCAATATCAACACCATCTGTACTTGGGCCTTTACCTTTGGTATTATTTCTAATGATTAAACCATCAACCGTTACATAAGTACTGTATAAAACTTGTACGCTCCAAAAGCCGGCTTCACGAATGTTAAAGCCTTTCAATTCTATATTTTGGCTGCTTTGTACCAATATGGTTCTTGGTCTTTTAGCATCGTAATCTACAATCCAGCGTAAACCTTTGGGCTCATAAGCTTTACGCATAGTCCAATATAAATCCCAAAAAACTTTTCCTCTTCCGTTAATAATACCGCTACCTGTAATAGCAGCATTTTTTTGCTCTATAATATTTACCAAAGCTGCTGGCCATTTCATCTCCATACCTGCAACACGAGTATCAATCAAAGGATAATCTTCTATATTTTGGCTACCCATAAGTTCTACATCGGCATCAATCATCAATTTAACACCGCTTTTAACAAATAGAGAACCTGTAAGGTATTTACCAGGCAATAATTTAACCACGCCGCCACCTGCTTTTTCACAAGCATCTATAGCTTGTTGTATAGCTTTGGTGCTTAAAAAAGTTGTATCGGCCTTAGCGCCATAGCTATTGGCTACGAACTCTTGTTTCTTAAATTTAAGTTTAGGAGAACCTACTTTTTTTGCCCAAGATGGGTCTTTTTCTCCGGCGAAAGTCGAAAAACTTAAAGATAAAAAAGCAAGTAATGTATATATTTTGATGGTATTAATTTTCATTATTAAAGTTTTAAATTCTGCTATTAATCTGTTAAGATATTCACTTTAGGCATCACAAAATTGTTTGGCTTGTCTGATGGTTCTAAACCAAAAAAGAAGTATAAAGTACGTTTTTGCTCGCCTGTAAATTCATTCATTTCTCCGGCTGGGCCGTACATCTGCGGACGAGGTGTAATTCTTAAACCCAATTTACTTCCCACGGCTGGTATACCTTCCAGAAAAGAAATATCACCAACGGGCAAAGCTGGATGTGGCTGCATGCCAGATAAACCATAAAAATCAAACAATCTCACAAATAAATCTTCTTGTGGTGTAGCAATGGTAAATTTCCCTTCTACGGTATTCATTTGCAACCAAGTGATGTTTGAATAATAACCCTTAAATTCTGGAAAAACCCACGGAGCAGAACCTGTTTGGGTATTATTATTAAAATTCTCCCATGTATTATAGGTAACACCTTGTAAACGGTTTTTCCAAACTCTAAATGGTCCTTTACCTAAAAATTTAGCCCCTAAAACATAATTTTCCGGATAATTGAAGCTGATACCTGCAAAAGGATACTTTCCGTTTAAAGCAAAGCTATAATCCATTTGTAGCCAACCGCTTGGGTACATGGTGTATGTAACAGTTTTCATATCGCCCGTGTATTGTACCTCTACTATGGCTTTATCACCTTCTTCGCGGTAAGCTATTTTAGAAAAAGCAGCATTACCACTTACCAAAACTGGTCCGTCTCTAAAAGATATAGCTGCGCTTTTATCATTAGCTAAAGCAGACAATCTACCTGTGTTTTTACTAAAGCTTACGCTGATTTCGCCACCTTTTAAAGTAATTAAGCTATCTTTTTCTGTAACTGTTGCTTTTGCACTTAACTTACTTTTTAACAGCGGGTTAATGAGGTTTTCATTGGTTTGGATTTTCCATACCCAACGGTAAATTTCCTCGCCATGTTGGTCTTTTGCGGTAAGGGCTAAAGCCTGATAGCTTTTCCAATCGGCCGCTAGAGGGATCTGAAAGCTACCTTTTTCAAAAGGTTCTAGGTTTGGCGCTATGGCAGTGCCACTTTTTAAAACTTTATAACCTGCTGTTTTATCTTCCGGAAGGTTAAAATTTAAAAGTTCCCAGCTTAATTTACAGGTATTTAAGTTGGTGAAATTGTATCGGTTTTCTACCTCAATTTTACCATCAAAATTGTCAGGCAGCTTTTGAAGCACTATTTTAAAAGGCGAGTATATTTCTTTAATAGCATTGTAGCTACCCTCTTTTTCGCGGTGTGGGCCCAATAAACCATCCGGAGCGTTAACGCCATTGGCATCTAACATCCCATTTCTATCGGTACGTACAATGGCTTCATCGGCGAAAGCCCAAATAAAACCGCCAGCACCTTTTTTGGCATTCCAATGCAAATCCCACATATCAGACAAACCAGCTGCACCAGCGCCATCATCTTGAGCATGCATAAATTCTGTTGGCATGTAAATATTGGTATCGGCAAGTATTTTTTGAGTACTGTTATAATCTTCGTAGTGATTGCAATCTATACCGTTAATGGCATTACCTGGTCTGTGGTGACCATGAATAACCGTACGTTTTGATAAATCATACTTAGCGTAATCATCAATTAAACTAAAGTTATGGCCGCCTTCATTTCCATTGCTCCAAAATAAAATAGATGGATGATTAGCGTCTCTTATCACCATTTCTTTTACCAAAGGCTCGCCTGCTTTTGTACTGTAAGCTTTTTGCCAACCCGCTAATTCATCTAAAACATATAAACCTAAAGAATCGCAATAGTTTAAGAAGGCTTTATCTGGCGGATAGTGCGAGCACCTTACTGCGTTCATATTCATACCTTTGATTAGTTTTACATCTTGTAAATCTAATCTAGCATTTACGCTTCTACCTGTTTCTGGCCACCAAACATGCCTATTAACACCTTTTAACTTGATTTTCTTACCATTCACATAAATACCATCTTGCTTTCTTACCTCAATGGTTCTGAAACCAAACCTATCTTGTGTTTGATGAATGTTTTTTCCTGCTTGGCTTATATAGGTTTTCACCTGATAAAGATGTGGTGTTTCTGCTGTCCATAAAGCCGGATTTTTAACTGTTGTTTTTAGAGTAACAACAGAATCTGCTTGACTATTGATTTGCTTTGTAGTAGCTACCAGATTGCCTTTTAAATCGCTAATTTCTGCAATTATTTCTGCACCTTTTAAGGGGTTCTTAAGGTTCACATTCATGGAAAAACTACCATCCGCTTTAGCGTCTATAGCTGTCCAATCTATATGCTGTTTTGGCGATGCAGCTAAGTAAACCGGACGGTAAATACCACCAAAAATCCAGTAATCTGCTAAACGCTCTGCATTATTTACAGAGTTATCGGCAGACATTTTACTTACTGTAACTTCTAATAAATTAGCTTGACCATATTTTAGCTTATCGCTGATGTTATACTTAAATCTATAAAAAGAACCTTGATGAATTGCCCCGGCAGATTTGCCGTTAACTTTCACTTCGGTATCTGTCATAGAGCCTTCAAAAACGATGTAAACATCTTTTCCCTTCCAAGCTGCTGGTACGGTAAACTGATGTT
This genomic window contains:
- a CDS encoding glycoside hydrolase family 28 protein, with translation MKINTIKIYTLLAFLSLSFSTFAGEKDPSWAKKVGSPKLKFKKQEFVANSYGAKADTTFLSTKAIQQAIDACEKAGGGVVKLLPGKYLTGSLFVKSGVKLMIDADVELMGSQNIEDYPLIDTRVAGMEMKWPAALVNIIEQKNAAITGSGIINGRGKVFWDLYWTMRKAYEPKGLRWIVDYDAKRPRTILVQSSQNIELKGFNIREAGFWSVQVLYSTYVTVDGLIIRNNTKGKGPSTDGVDIDSSSWVLVQNCDIDCNDDNFCLKAGRDWDGLRVNRPTEYVVIQNNIARRGAGLITFGSETSGMIRNILAKNLTGLGTSNGVNIKSALTRGGGVENIYLKNLKMDSVTVAFQIGKNWNPTYSYSTLPKEYKYDEVPVHWQKMLNRVEPAEKGIPVFRNIHISNVQGVGVKRAFNVAGLEGSPVENFTFTNVNLEVEMAGTITYAKDWTLKNIIIKAKDNSKVKVEKSNEVNFK
- a CDS encoding glycoside hydrolase family 2 protein codes for the protein MKNLFLCFLTFCALQSFAQTQTQIQYLSGKDNEQTVAWDFWCTGGRKAGFWTKINVPGHWEQQGFGEYNYGRDYVTYGKNFRFADEKGLYKHQFTVPAAWKGKDVYIVFEGSMTDTEVKVNGKSAGAIHQGSFYRFKYNISDKLKYGQANLLEVTVSKMSADNSVNNAERLADYWIFGGIYRPVYLAASPKQHIDWTAIDAKADGSFSMNVNLKNPLKGAEIIAEISDLKGNLVATTKQINSQADSVVTLKTTVKNPALWTAETPHLYQVKTYISQAGKNIHQTQDRFGFRTIEVRKQDGIYVNGKKIKLKGVNRHVWWPETGRSVNARLDLQDVKLIKGMNMNAVRCSHYPPDKAFLNYCDSLGLYVLDELAGWQKAYSTKAGEPLVKEMVIRDANHPSILFWSNGNEGGHNFSLIDDYAKYDLSKRTVIHGHHRPGNAINGIDCNHYEDYNSTQKILADTNIYMPTEFMHAQDDGAGAAGLSDMWDLHWNAKKGAGGFIWAFADEAIVRTDRNGMLDANGVNAPDGLLGPHREKEGSYNAIKEIYSPFKIVLQKLPDNFDGKIEVENRYNFTNLNTCKLSWELLNFNLPEDKTAGYKVLKSGTAIAPNLEPFEKGSFQIPLAADWKSYQALALTAKDQHGEEIYRWVWKIQTNENLINPLLKSKLSAKATVTEKDSLITLKGGEISVSFSKNTGRLSALANDKSAAISFRDGPVLVSGNAAFSKIAYREEGDKAIVEVQYTGDMKTVTYTMYPSGWLQMDYSFALNGKYPFAGISFNYPENYVLGAKFLGKGPFRVWKNRLQGVTYNTWENFNNNTQTGSAPWVFPEFKGYYSNITWLQMNTVEGKFTIATPQEDLFVRLFDFYGLSGMQPHPALPVGDISFLEGIPAVGSKLGLRITPRPQMYGPAGEMNEFTGEQKRTLYFFFGLEPSDKPNNFVMPKVNILTD